One Hordeum vulgare subsp. vulgare chromosome 4H, MorexV3_pseudomolecules_assembly, whole genome shotgun sequence DNA window includes the following coding sequences:
- the LOC123448129 gene encoding uncharacterized protein LOC123448129 translates to MEPSAQGEPSTSPSVDDSQSVNRAEDSELFPSVPALNQAASNLAQIASYFTQCLPVPGYTGIPNEGQELAILPPVSTSGRPALQTSSAELDGSSLSPCVINSSGSASQETSEISGQMAPFRVFQNGASLFQGLVDRARKTVHGSADDIGWLHRTQSLPATEDGTTRFLEILDSVRKNEHKLPDTVVYLLVPGLFSNHGPLYFVKTKAYFSKMGLVCHIAKIHSESSVSKNAREIKEYIEEIYWGSRKRVLLLGHSKGGVDAAAALSLYWPQLKDKVAGLVLAQSPYGGSPVASDILREGQLGDYVMLRKLMEILVSKVLKGDLQALEDLTYEKRKEFLSQHPLPPEVPIVSFHTEASITPSVLTALSHVAHVELPVASDGNPARIPVVMPLSAALAACSQLLVARYGAKSDGLVTRKDAEVPGSVAVRPERKLDHAWMVYSSMKEEPGDQADTSQVCEALLSLLVEVAQKRRHEKAMKDE, encoded by the exons ATGGAGCCTTCAGCACAGGGAGAGCCTTCTACTTCCCCGTCG GTCGACGATAGCCAATCAGTCAATAGGGCTGAAGATTCAGAACTCTTCCCCTCTGTCCCAGCATTAAACCAAGCTGCGTCTAATCTTGCCCAAATAGCTTCGTATTTTACCCAGTGCCTCCCAGTGCCTGGTTACACAG GAATACCCAATGAAGGCCAAGAACTAGCAATACTTCCACCTGTCTCAACTTCTGGCAGGCCTGCTCTTCAGACTTCTTCTGCAGAGTTGGATGGCAGTAGCTTGTCTCCCTGTGTAATAAATTCCAGTGGAAGCGCCTCTCAAGAAACCTCGGAAATCTCGGGCCAGATGGCACCTTTTCGTGTTTTTCAGAATGGAGCTTCACTATTTCAAGG TCTCGTAGATCGTGCTCGGAAAACTGTACATGGTTCGGCAGATGATATTGGATGGCTCCATCGCACTCAAAGTTTACCTGCAACTGAGGATGGGACAACCAGATTTTTGGAGATCCTCGACTCCGTGAG GAAAAATGAGCACAAGCTACCTGATACGGTGGTGTATTTGTTAGTTCCAG GTTTATTTAGTAACCATGggccactttactttgtgaagacaaAAGCATACTTCTCCAAAATGGGTCTGGTTTGTCACATCGCCAAGATTCACAGTGAG TCTTCAGTAAGTAAAAACGCAAGGGAGATAAAGGAATACATTGAAGAAATATACTGGGGATCAAGGAAACGTGTACTACTTCTCGGTCACAGCAAGGGTGGTGTAGATGCGGCAGCAGCTCTGTCACTCTACTGGCCACAACTGAAAGACAAGGTTGCAGGTTTGGTACTAGCTCAAAGCCCATATGGAGGAAGCCCGGTTGCTTCTGATATCCTGAGAGAGGGGCAGCTTGGTGACTATGTCATGCTACGCAAGCTTATGGAGATTTTGGTCTCGAAAGTCCTTAAG GGTGATCTGCAGGCGCTAGAAGATCTGACATACGAAAAGAGGAAGGAATTCCTGTCGCAGCACCCATTGCCCCCCGAGGTGCCAATTGTATCATTCCACACGGAGGCAAGCATCACCCCCAGTGTGCTGACAGCCCTCTCTCATGTCGCACATGTGGAGCTCCCGGTTGCCTCTGACGGCAATCCTGCGAGGATTCCGGTCGTAATGCCACTTTCAGCTGCATTGGCAGCATGCTCACAGCTGCTGGTGGCGAGGTATGGTGCGAAGAGTGATGGTCTTGTGACGAGGAAGGATGCTGAAGTTCCAGGATCGGTGGCGGTCCGACCAGAGCGGAAGCTAGATCATGCGTGGATGGTGTATTCTTCAATGAAAGAGGAGCCTGGGGATCAGGCGGACACGTCGCAGGTATGCGAAGCTCTGCTGTCTCTGCTCGTCGAGGTCGCGCAGAAAAGGAGGCATGAGAAGGCCATGAAGGATGAATAG